The DNA window TGTTCATCTGCACTTGTTTTGGTTAGTCCTATTTCATTGTTGGAAAGGAGCTGGTATCCCCCTTTTAGCTCAAGCTATTACTATGGTGGAAGAACTAGCGGAGATTATGCAGAAATTTGCTCTAAACACCCAAGAGTGTACCATAACTGACTCGGAAGTGGGTGACTCCAGTATCAGTAGGCAGGAATGCGAGATTTGTCTTCTGGAGAAAATTCAGAGTGATAGAATAGTTAACTTCACTGGCCTAAAAAGCTTTGTCAGCACGGCTTGGGGCTTCCCAAGAGACTTGAAGGTCACAGAGCTAGGACCAAACTTGTACCAATTTGTAATTCCTGATGAGGATATCCGAGAGAGGGTGGTGAACGGTGGCCCTTGGATTCTGGACAACCAATTGTTAGTATTGTGTAAATGGTATGAAGGGATTGAAGATGACCCAGAGGCTTTTAAAATGGCACAATTGTGGGTGCAAATGTGGAACCTGCCGGTTCACTGTCTGTCAAAAGATGTTGGGAAGAAGATTGGTAAAACAGTGTTTAGGGGGGTAAATGAAGCTATTATCCCTCAAACAGGTGGGAAGGAAGGTAGGCACTTGAAGGTGCATGTTGTGGCTGACATATCTACGCCATTACCTAGGGGATCAACTGTTAAGATGAATGGTGTGATGAAATGGATTAAGTTCCGGTACGAGAGATGCCCAAACTTCTGCTATGCTTGTGGAATTATTGGCCACAGAGAGAAAGGATGTACATTAGGTGCCTCGGTAGGGAAAAGGCAACAAGAGATCCAGTATGGTCCTTGGATGAGGGTAAATTATGATAAAGGATCCCCGCAAAAGGATAGTAACAAGTACAAACCCCCTTCCAATAGAGTACATTGGGGTGTGGAAAATGGAGAGCTGGTTCGTAAGGAGCCAAGTCAAGGAGGAGGGGATAAGCAAATCAAGGAAGAAGTGGGTACGGAGGAAGCTAGGGAGAGGAGTGTGGTGGCTGCCTTCAAAAAGGAGATTACTAAGTTTCTTCATTCCAAGAGGGAAGGGCCGGAACAGATTCCACCAATTCCCCCTAGCAAGACAGTAGAGAAGGATGACATACAAAGCAGTACAGCAATGATGGAATTAAGAAAAGAGGGAGCAGAAGGAAGTAATGAAAAGGACAAAAATCTGGTAGTGACTATGGAGGTAGAGAGTAGTGAGAGGAGTGGAGCTTTTGAATACCATAAGGAGGACTTGGAAATGATGGAACCACAGGCATCAGGGGATGTACAAATAATCACGGATTGCAACCAGATTATGGAGAAACAGAAGTGCATCAATGAGCTGTTACAGATTAGAACTTTTGATGAGAACATTGGAAGTAATCAACAAGGAATGGGACAGCCTCAAGAATTGAAGGTTAGAGGGTCTACAAGAACTCTACGAGGAAGAGGCAGGAGAGCATTAAAACAGATTGACAGGAACAGTATGGCTCAACCTGTGCTGAGTAAACGAAAGGTTTGTCTGACTGAGGAGGAACAACTAGAAGCTGATAATATGGGGCAGGGGTCAAAGAAGAACAAAAAGGATAGCCCGGGTAGGGGGAGCGAGACACAAGAAGAGGGGATGGGAACCAGCCTGATCTGGGTCCCCAACTACCAATGAGAGTGATGGTGTGGAATTGCCAAGGTGctgggagccccttgacaattcTCCATCTGAAGGAGTATAAAAAACTCCTCTCCCCAAACATTTTGTTTCTAAGTGAGACAAAAAATAgatcaaaatacaaaaaatactTAACTATGACTGCTGCTATGTGGTGGAAGCAATGAATAAGGCAGGGGGAATGACATTGTTTTGGGACTCAGATGTTAAAATTTTGCAAGTGCAGCACACTTCCTTCACTGTGGAAGCTAAGATTGAGGACCAGGAAAGTAAGTACATTTGGTGGCTGATTGGCATCTATGCAAACTGTAACGATGCTATAAGGAAAGagcaatgaagggtagtgaatAGGAGGAGACAACTATGGGAAAACAAATGGTTGATAGCTGGGGATTTCAACGATATCGCATCAAATTCAGAAAAGTGGGGAGAAAGATGTAGAGCTGAGTGGAGCTTCAATGACTTCAGGAACTTCTTAAGTACAAATCAGATGGTGGATCTGGGATTCGAAGGGCAGCCGTGGACATGGTGTAATAACTGGGGAAATGAAGGCGAAATCATGCAAAGGCTAGATAGACCCATGAGTAGTGCAGATTGGAACCTGGAGTTTGAGAGTGTGAAATGCTCTCACATTAAAACATATGCTTCAGATCATTGCGCCTTGATGATAGACACTAAGCCTACGGTtgtgaggaaaaaaagaaggttcttttttgATAAAAGGTGGCTACAACATGAGAATATAGCTGAGGTCGTCAAAAAAGCTTGGAAGGAAAATATTGAAGGTTTTCGGATGTACCAAGTGCAATCAAAATTGAGGAACTATAGAGTAGCCTTACTTAAGTGGAGTAACGGCATTCACAAAAACTCCAAGGATAAGATAGATAACCTCAAAAAGCAATTGGACCAGACTAGAAAATCTGCTATGGACAACAAGAGAGAAAAGGTGGCCGGCCTGAAGACACAACTGATAGAGGCTTATAATGAGGAGGAAATCTATTGGAGTCAAAAAGCCAGGCTCAAATGGTTGCAAGAAGGAGACAGAAATACCCAATACTTCCATGCACAGGTAAAtggaagaagaaaacaaaacagaTTGCAAAGGCTCCAAAGGGAGGATGGTGGCTGGACTAAATCCGAAGAAGAAACTGGGAAAGTGATTGCTGACTACTACAGGAACCTCTTCGCCAAGTCTTCAGACAGTAATGCTCAAGAGGTACTAGAGGGGATCCCAACTACTATTACGGCAGAAATGAACAGGGAGTTAACCAAGGAAGTGACAGAAGAAGAGATCAAAAATGCTTTCTTCACTATGGATTGCAATAAAGCTCCTGGCTCCGATAGTATGAcccctttatttttccaaaaattttggaaaattatCAAAGGAGACATGGTAAATGCTATTCAAAGTTTCTTCCATTCTGGTTTTATGCTTAAAGCTATTAATCATACTATCATTTCCCTTATTCCCAAAATTCCCTATCCTACAAACATTAAGCAATATAGACCTATTAGTCTTTGCAATGTCGTGTATAAAGCTATAACCAAAATCATTGTAAATAGACTAAAGCCTGTTCTAAATAACTGCATTAGCATCAATTAATCAGCCTTTATACCTGGGAGGCACATCATTGATAACATTATCATTTCCCATGAATATTTGCACTTTCTTAAGAATAAAAGACTTGGGAAGGATGGTTATATGGCTGTGAAGCTGGATATGTCGAAAGCCTACGATAGAGTTAAATGGGAATTTTTACAAGCTATTATGAGTAAAATGGCATTTTGTGAGAGGTGGATAAATTGGATTATGAATTGCATTAGAACAGTCTCATTTTCTTTCAATATAAATGGCGAATGCAAAGAGTATATCACACCACAACGAGGGATCAGACAGGGCAACCCTTTGTCACCTTACCTCTTCCTCATATGTTCTGAAGGCTTGTCTAACCTTTTAAAAAATGCAGCTCAAGAATGAAGGATAAGTTGAATCAAGATCAGTAGACGAGGCCCTACAGTGACCCATCTTTTCTTTGCGGATGATTTGCTAATTTTTTGCAAGGCCTCATGTCAAGAAGCACAGGAACTGACAAAAATTCTGAGGAGCTACGAACAAGCATCAGGACAAATGATAAACCTCGACAAGTCTAGCGCCTGCTTTAGCAAAAATGTCAACCAGGAATCTAAGGAGGCAGTATGCAGCAAGCTGGAGGGAATTGAACAAGTAGCTCAAGAGAAATACTTGGGACTCCCAATAGTGGTCACCAGATCGAAGAAGCAATTGTTCGGATACATCAAGGAAAACATTGAACGTAGAATGCAAAACTGGAAATCCAAATTGCTAAGCTCGGCTGGGAAAGAAATCTTGATCAAAGCAGTCTCAATGGCTATGCCCACTTACACTATGTCTTGTTTCAAATTGCCTTGCAGGTTATCTAAAGATATCTGTTCACTTCTATCAAAATTCTGGTGGGGTGACCAAGACAACAAAGACAAAATTCATTGGGTGGCTTGAGAGAAGTTgaccaagaagaagaagaatggtGGCCTCGGGTTTAAGGATTTTCAAAGCTTTAATAGAGCCTTGCTAGCCAaacagatttggagaatcataaGGAATCCAAATCTGTTGTCTAGCAAGGTGCTAAAGGCAAAGTATTTCCCTAACAGCTGCATCTAGGAGAGCAAAGCCCCAAAGAACGCATCATGGTTCTGGCAAAGTGTTATGAGCTGTAGAGAGGCTATGTGGAGGGGAGTAAGAAGACGCATAGGAAATGGGAGAAAAACCAGCATTTGGAACGATCAATGGATCCTAAGCAATGGCAAAGGGAAACCTGTTACGGCCAAATCACAAGGAGGCAAACTTGACAAAGTTGCTGACTTGATCAGTAACTTCAGGTGGAATAGAACTCTCATTTTCAAGACGTTTTGTAAGGAGGATGCAgataatattttgaaaatcccAATCAGCATCACGGGAAGAGATGATAACACCTTCTGGACAAGGAACATAAATGGGGAGTACACGGTGCAGTCTGGATACAAAATGGAAATGGAAAGAAAGGAGGAAGTGATTAGGAAAGAAGGTGAGGGAGTGGAAACGAGTTTTAACTCAGTGAGCCAGCAAATGTGGAAGGTTCTGTGGAGTTTAAACATTAGCCACAAAGTTAAGATATTCATTTGGAAAGGTCTCTCGGATGCGGTACCAGTCAAGGAGCTAATATGAGAGGAGAATCAAAGGGGGAGATCTAATATGTTCTGTATGCGGTGAAGAGGTGGAACACTGGGAACACATGCtacttgtcgcgccccattttttataagaaaaaatgataaatggttttaaaagtgaattttgaaatggttttaaaagtgaatttttgattcgaaaaatgaataaagagcacgggtctaaatgggacttgaaatgctacgatttgacccaaaataatagtttaaaaagggtttttaaaacaaaatcggagtcgccacttggtatagagttaaggtgtgccaagtcacctaaaaatgaaattttcaaaggaaaaggtagaaaaaccccttttaaacgactcctagtctacgtaaatcaaagaaaaaggttcgggagtcatatttgaagagagggaaggcaaggacgaggtccaaggcaccctctcaacctagccaaggctagttgcgcgatttagtcaaagattttcttgttttaaccaaaagattcatcacatttggatgtactatatgaatgcaaaccctaaacctaggggggtatcggggggcaaaatttctcttcaaagcttgagtggtgccaatcacattaattgtgatgcccaataatgactctttggagaggtcacgaataatgcaaaatcatgagactctaagaagagaaaaaggaacaaaataattatagaaatatacatgtcttaaaggaatgcatcatgtcgggtacgggggactaatgttcgcgactcaattttccctttaatagagggaatacgagcgtgctaaggttagaagaccaaactcgtccatatcccatatccaaggggcattccctaatctaatcaagcaaatgccctatcctaatcctaattctaaaatgaaatgcgaTTCTAATGTTATGCATCACacataggggtatatatatatagggaaattagggataagggctaTACGTATAAGGAGGGATGTCATGCAACATGGGGAAAGAAGCCCTAAAaataaagatatgcatgagatgaagtgatcacacaatcatTATCTAatgcgcgaagggctcctaagggctagcgttggactagcccacatctacgctctctcacaagcattggacttgcaacaACTCGAGGgtaagaccatgactagcattggactagccacggtttcgtgcatttgcatccatcatacatacataagtaaatgtgcataattaaagcgagtaggcatgtgagcacgtaattcatataacacataacacataagcatgcatatctagatgccaaacccaaagaaagcaattaaacacatagcacatacgcatgcaaatcacacaaagacaaaacaaagaaaccctaactattacattaggagggggaagcctactacaatctaaaaggggaaacggaataaaataaataaaataataacctagctattacaactttggcattcaagtgcctttcaaatgatcgaaattgaaaataactatacaaaactaaaacaaataaagtggataaataaatggataaataaaacgaaaacattcaaaaggcaggTAATTAAGCACATaatgcacatagggtcaaataaagtggaaataggggatagagtgtacctcccttgagttggaaccctaaatggagtgaaatcacttatttatcctccaaaataaaagaaaaggtcaaggtaccaatttatttgggaaaattaaagaaaataggcaaacacaagctcacttggacacaaagttcttaaattcatgcattaagtgcaatctaaacaaagcatggtaactaattgaagcaaacaagcaattgagttgaaaaattgaagctgccaaggaccaaattgaggacattcttcaattggttgggtcatagtaaaACAAAGggggacttgaggggttaaatGGCAATTGAGAACATTTCCATGCAAAGCTTACGAAGAAACCTTCTGCAACATTGCTGGTTTCTTTCTACTGCAATTTTTACCGTAGCTTCCTTTCCATTTCATTACCTCAAGCAACCAACATTTTGATATCTCAAGCAGCTAATACAACACGATCACTAAGCATTCATCTCACTTCTCACCATGAAATCTttgtgttttttaaaaaaaatagaaattcaTTCAAAAGATCATGCAAGCATCAAATAACAAAGCTGTACAATTTCCCAGCTACGATTAGCTACCCTTATTTTGTTCATCAGATGTAATCTTCATCCGAACACAGCCCAACATcccaatccaacatcaaaccgcAATCTTGagtaaggaaaaaaaacaaagttcAACATCCGAATATACAAACAGCAAGAGAAATTCTGCATTTTCGGCATATGATTTCGGCAATGAGACCTGCTGCATTTTCTTTCAAACTCAGATTTCTAATCACAgctttgattaaatatttttttaaccaACATTACAACTTTAGACTAAGCAACAAACTACATAAACACCACCATCCAAACAAGCAGAAAACTTAGAAGGACATCATgtaaaattctggaaaacatgCAAAATGGTTCGGCAGCTTCGTTGTTTATTTTTTCAGCAAGTATTTGAACATGATTCGAGTATTTCAGaccccaaacatgcaaacccAACACCTCTTATCCAATTCCTCTTTCCAACATAAGATCAACCAGCAAATTGGATGGCCGAAACTTTGGTGAGCAGTTGCaggaaagaaaacagcaaaaagAATGCAAAAGCTTTTGTTCTGCTGCAAATTTGTAGCTTATCAAAACGCAACCAAAATAGCTTAAAGCTTTGCCGAAACATCAAACAAATGCACAAGGTAAGAACCTAAGATCCCAACCATGATCTTGCAAtcaagaacaaataaaaagacTCAACATTCACAGCAAACATCTCTCCAGATTCTCGGATGGGGGCAAACGGGCAACTTTTCTTCACACACTTGGAGAAATGGAAACTAATATGGTGAAACAATCGTGCCCCAATAGAAATATAGCCATAAGCAAAATCACGGAAGACATGCTTCAAAAGCTTGAAAGGAACTGAATCTTAAAGAGAAAACTTACAGTGCTCTCAGTTTCTGAAGTTAACTTGAACCCAGAAGGTGGCAGTGTTGGTGGTGGTCGAcggacagcagcagcagcagatgCGGACTGGTGGTTGGAGTTGGGTAGATGATGGGTTGGCTATTCGGGTCAGCCAGGAAGAAGTGGAAGAGCATGAGGAAGTGCAGGGGTGGTGTAGGGCGGTGGTCATGGAGGTTCGCAGGCGGTGGTGGCGATGAGCGGCGATTGCTCTGCCTTCTTTTTTTATCCCCTGCCTCACAAAGCTCTCTTTTCTCTAAAACCCTTCTCGGCTCTCCTGGGTTTTCCCTTTCGGATGAAGCTTTCcgtttctcttttttcctctgTTTCCTCAGCCGAAGCTTCTCTCTTAATTCACTTTCTCAAGCCCGTAGCTTCCTTCTCACTCTCAGCTGTCGTCAGAATTTCcccattcttttcttttgctctgcTTCTTCCTCCTCAGCCCAGCCGCCAACAGATTCTCTCTACCTTCTCCCAAAATTTTCAGCCGTCATGCACTCGCTCCCAGATTCTTTCCTCTCTATCAGACTTCAAACCCCCTCCCCTCTCTCTGGTCTCTTTCTTTTCTAGCCGTCAACCACCCCTTTCCTCTCAGATCCTCCAGCCGTCCTTTGCCTCTCTGGTTTCCGTTTCCTAGCCACCCACAATTCCCAGACTTCCCTCTctggtttcttctttttttcctcaacCCCGCCGTCACTTTTCTCTTGTTGCCTTTATTTTCCTCTGTTTTCCTTTCTCGACTCTCTCGGTCTTCCCTCACTTTCCCTCAACCCTCAGCCGTCACTTTTCTCTTGGTCGAAAGCCTTTCTCTATTTCTGTCCTCTCCGCCGTCGCCCCTGCTTAGCTCTCTCTCGGTCGCTCTCTGCCTTTTCCccgttttctctttcttttaccGTCCAGACTCCCCAATCTTACTCTCTGATTTTTCCAGCCGTCATACCCTCCCCTATCCGCTGCTCTCTCAGCTTTATAAATGAGACAAGGGTTCTTTAAACCCTCATCTCAATGGTTTCTAAACCATCCCAGCTTGACGCCTCTCTCCTGGCCATCCGATGGCTATTGTGTCCGGAAGGTTCTTTGATAAGAGTCCAAAGAGGTGAGGTGGCCGAATGTTTGGAAAATCTGAAAACATCCGTGGAAATTGGTATCTTTCATACATTCGCCGCATTGCATGGCTttcacctctttttttttttttttttaaatcaattacgaaataaaagataaaataaaactctaaaaaaaatcttttatttAGTTGATGAATGTTTCCCGTTTTTCCAATGAACTAATTAAGTAAATTAgcaaaacacaattttcttagaaaattaaacaaaactaatttaaataaaataaaataaatagaagAATGACAAAAAATTTGGTTCTACAgttttgcccctctttgtctgagtttggAAAAactgagacaaagaagtagacaccaaaaacttacctgtgttattcggctgcaaaacTACTCAAGCGACtgaggactgacccctttaacaaaaattttaaaatgggactgacccagacaagaaatttaaaacgagaCTGAATCGAAccaggaatttaaaatcgggactgacctgaaACAGGAAATTAAAATCGGGGCTGACCCGGAAcagaaaaatttaaaatcgggactgacccgaaacaggaaGTTtaaaatcgtgggactgacctgaacaaaatttaaaatcatgggactagcccgaacaaaatttaaatcatgggactgacccgaaatttaaaatcatgggattgacccgaacaaaatttaaatcatgggactgacccgaacaaaaatttaaaatcataggactggcccgaacgaaatttaaaatcatgggactgacccgaacgaaatttaaaatcatgggactggcccgaacaaaatttaaatcatgggactgacccgaacaaaatttaaatcatgggactaacccgaaatttaaaatcatgggattgactcgaacaaaatttaaaatggaatgcacactagtgggactgagccatgtttagcggcaatgataATAACATgttcactagtgggactgacccacggctagtggcgatgaaaatgaaatgaacactagtgggactgacccacggctagtgatAATGAAagtgaaatgcacactagtgggattgacccacggctagtggcgatgtaaaatgaaatgctcactagtgggactgacccgcggCTAGTGGtgatgtaaaatgaaatgctcactagtgggactgacccacggctagtggcagtgcaaaatgaaatgctcactagtgggactgacccacggctagtggcgatacaaaacgaaatgctcactagtgggactgacccacggctagtggtgatgtaaaatgaaatgcttactagtgggactgacccacggcttaTGGtgatgtaaaatgaaatgctcactagtgaggactgacccacggctagtggcaatgcaaaatgaaatgctcactagtgggactgacccacggctagtggcagtgcaaaatgaaatgctcactagtgggactaacccacggctagtggcgatgtaacgaaatgctcactagtgggactgacccacggctagtggcagtaaaaggaaatgctcactagtgggactgacccacggctagtggcggtgtaacgaaatgcgcactagtgggactgacccaacggctagtggcagtgaataaaatgaaatactcactagtgggactgacccaacggctagtggcagtataaaagaaatgttggtatgtatgaagagactgtataagacttgctcgaaaaattatccaaagatttgccccagtgtgatgaatcggtcagtgggattaaacccgagcctgcttTAGCTGATGGtgcaaaatccaaacccaacgtgatgtttgtgaagttggcggcacaaaattcAGGCCCAATGTgatctttgtgatgttggcggcacaaaaaccaagcccaacgtgatgtttgtgatgttggaggcacaaaatccaggcccaacgtgatgtttgtgaatggtcagtgggataagacccaatcctgccatccaattggtcaaggaattaagtgtgattgtcaagaagggggggatagaagggtgcgcggcatACGCTGAAACTTCGCCCACAAGacattaaatttgatttttttgtttttttttttgtttttgaattttcCTGATTTTTGACCTTTTCGagagaaaaaataatttgccccagtgtaggtcccttttcccttctttcttcggcatcggccttccacatcaccagatgctctttcgtcgatttcagccgTAAATGCCTGCACggggggcttaccaaagtatgacatgcacttaaatttcatgaaaagagcagcgtgattgatttggaaaaatgtattatttgattcttggacgaaacctcaaatgtattacaaaaaaatttgccccagtgtgggcccatttaattgcaaaaatttgtttggatgactctccattAAATTAAACAAAGTAAGAGACTATGTTTCCTAACAGacaatttcatgatgaatttcttgaaataataccaaattacagaagatttcttcctcatctCAGCATCGATGCTTAgagtaacgggtcaccacttcttgttggctcatctttcaggatcAATCGAGtggggcgttatttctgatttggaaatgagaggtcaagatttgtcttattcttgtgcccaaattgcatgtaatcccttcaataccacatctaagtgaaagaaaagagtttgtcacccttatttcttaagaaaacttagtcaacacatAGGTTTTGTTTGCTTGCAACAGaggggtagaaacgatagctaaacatgcgaaaactggttatacccttatgatcacaaatgattgatggattttcttatgagcataatcctcactttgggttgtcatgaaggataagtcagtGATGGACTTTacgagcttgtaatgtggctcgaaaacgatagttaaagaataagtcttttaaggacattgcaccgaagatcgcatttttttcaaaattgcccctattttgaactcaaagatctcagattTGGTGACCTTCATTATCACTTAACGGGGACTTCACCATTAAATCTTTTGCATTTCCTTTGCATTTATTTtcgctttttccttttcttttcttttttcaaaagtgccctcgcgggttctcacatgaagagcagtgtcaacctcacacctaattaattcagaaatacattcaaaaaaattcttggcatcagtatatgaacatcacttaccaattagaaaaatttctggacAGAGATATTACAAAGAACAGAAgccaggactttcggcttttgtaatggggtcaggtggggtgcttagaaaagttaagacttgaaagcggatttcaaaagcggtttgaagaatccgagatcgcattgttgcgccaaccccaTTTTAGGGCtgaatcagaatttgccccggtttatgctcaattgaggctttttctctttcattttctttcttcttttgattttcggccttctgccattcttttgaactttcacaacacttgccccagtttatttttgaactgaggttctcttttcttcttttgtcttttgattttgttgcattatcacttttcacttcttgaaacttttcccttttcaactcaaacttgccccagtgtgggatttgcgattctcaggggttgccaaatgaagtattttattctgaatgttcaaaagggataactagggatagaatgtttgattggaaaagaagagggcctgacttttattccgttccttacaataactctgaaaggaaactttcattaatgtgaaatttcttgcatgtatctgaattaattgactgaggaagactcttgttcatccatatctatgaaacataagtgatccgccggacagaactcgtcctttttcttttctctcttctttttcaaaattgaagcccAGATATTAATGGTAGAACCaaaatttccccaattcgcAATtccctctcttctcttttttctttccaatctccgtccccaatgtggggtgcaaTCGTaggtgctttgaaaagaaccacccattttagctcaaataaggatgcaagggataaatggtgtttaggttgtagaaacgatggccaaagtatcattcttacacctcatgacaatcaaagtaacgaaatggtcattgataatccattcccctttttgatatttaaaaattttccaatgtagggtagtgatcatcaaggcacttatttgaaacgaaattattcttgtaaaagctcaaatgggagagcaaatgataaaatctgtataggtagagaaacgaatgctcgaaatatcatttcaaattttcaaaacaaacaagaataatgcacatttttgctttcatttaGATGTGATTGCATCTGGTTAGACCAGTGAGcatttttcaagcaaagattgccccaatttgcagttTGTCAATCAATGTGACCAATTTCTAAGGGTCAATGGAAATGgacaaaatatgaattgtatgGTGAAGAAGAAAAGACATTGCATTGGGTCCTTTGAAACAGACCAATCAGTTTGAGTGATCTCTTTTACTTTTGAACACTCTTATAGCTCAGATCAACAATTCTAGTGTGAATTTCAagcaagaggttgaaaaatctcaatttagtcttatttcttaaaattcatcatgaaatctcttaatgagcaaaataaagaatgacatgtacataaatatatacaaaacaataattgtctaaacAAA is part of the Coffea eugenioides isolate CCC68of chromosome 6, Ceug_1.0, whole genome shotgun sequence genome and encodes:
- the LOC113774437 gene encoding uncharacterized protein LOC113774437, with amino-acid sequence MNKAGGMTLFWDSDVKILQVQHTSFTVEAKIEDQEKKWGERCRAEWSFNDFRNFLSTNQMVDLGFEGQPWTWCNNWGNEGEIMQRLDRPMSSADWNLEFESVKCSHIKTYASDHCALMIDTKPTVVRKKRRFFFDKRWLQHENIAEVVKKAWKENIEGFRMYQVQSKLRNYRVALLKWSNGIHKNSKDKIDNLKKQLDQTRKSAMDNKREKVAGLKTQLIEAYNEEEIYWSQKARLKWLQEGDRNTQYFHAQVNGRRKQNRLQRLQREDGGWTKSEEETGKVIADYYRNLFAKSSDSNAQEVLEGIPTTITAEMNRELTKEVTEEEIKNAFFTMDCNKAPGSDTFIPGRHIIDNIIISHEYLHFLKNKRLGKDGYMAVKLDMSKAYDRASCQEAQELTKILRSYEQASGQMINLDKSSACFSKNVNQESKEAVCSKLEGIEQVAQEKYLGLPIVVTRSKKQLFGYIKENIERRMQNWKSKLLSSAGKEILIKAVSMAMPTYTMSCFKLPCREAMWRGVRRRIGNGRKTSIWNDQWILSNGKGKPVTAKSQGGKLDKVADLISNFRWNRTLIFKTFCKEDADNILKIPISITGRDDNTFWTRNINGEYTVQSGYKMEMERKEEVIRKEGEGVETSFNSVSQQMWKKVAVLVVVDGQQQQQMRTGGWSWVDDGLAIRVSQEEVEEHEEVQGWCRAVVMEVRRRWWR